In Paenibacillus larvae subsp. larvae, the following proteins share a genomic window:
- a CDS encoding phage scaffolding protein, which yields MEWLEKLLEGKGLTDEQIQLIAGGVEENYKGHIPKHRFDEVNEAKKQLETEIKDRDKQLSELQKTVGDNQSLQDQIAKLQDENKKKEAEYQTKIKDLSVTNAIKLALNGQVHDEELVAGLLDKTKLELDESGALKGLDDQVKVLQESKAFLFVQNDQTSPRFKGASPADGVDGKGGEGGHDGDFGKRVADFAKSNEGLEKARLSYFE from the coding sequence ATGGAATGGTTGGAAAAATTACTTGAAGGCAAAGGCTTGACCGATGAACAGATTCAATTAATTGCGGGAGGTGTTGAGGAAAACTATAAAGGGCATATTCCAAAACATCGCTTCGATGAAGTCAATGAAGCTAAGAAGCAGTTGGAGACTGAGATCAAGGATCGGGACAAACAATTGTCTGAATTGCAAAAAACAGTTGGGGATAATCAGTCGCTTCAAGATCAAATTGCTAAACTGCAAGATGAAAACAAAAAGAAAGAAGCAGAGTACCAAACAAAAATCAAAGATTTGTCCGTTACTAACGCTATCAAGTTAGCTTTGAACGGTCAGGTACACGATGAAGAACTAGTTGCCGGACTTCTGGATAAAACAAAATTGGAGTTGGATGAATCGGGAGCTTTAAAAGGACTCGATGACCAGGTGAAAGTCCTGCAGGAAAGCAAGGCTTTTTTGTTTGTCCAAAACGATCAGACATCGCCAAGATTTAAAGGAGCAAGTCCTGCCGATGGCGTGGATGGTAAAGGCGGCGAAGGCGGCCATGACGGAGACTTTGGTAAACGAGTCGCCGATTTCGCGAAAAGCAATGAAGGCTTAGAGAAAGCCAGATTATCTTATTTTGAGTAA
- a CDS encoding minor capsid protein, which produces MKSQEYWRKRSEELGLRQFRKADSYVNRLQKEYAKAWNSMQRDIETFYMRFADNNEISYAEAKKLLDAGELKEFKMTLEEFTEKAKNNADHRWTKELNNVYYRTRISRLEALQIQLRHQIEILSEGTKRGTGGLLSDTYTDTYHRTLYEIQKGTGIGVTFAKIDSEAAGKIISNKWLSANYSERIWANKAKLIRELDTNLAQSLIRGDNVNKTARTLSERMQVSFLNAARLVQTESAHITSQATFDSYKASGVVEKYEFLATLDRRTSKVCRHMDGKVFLLSEKKEGVNFPPLHPRCRSTTVAFFDDDVGVRAAKGKNGKTYYVPGDLNYEEWYKQFVE; this is translated from the coding sequence ATGAAGTCTCAGGAGTATTGGAGAAAACGTTCCGAGGAACTAGGATTGAGGCAGTTTAGAAAAGCAGATAGCTATGTGAACCGGCTCCAAAAGGAGTATGCGAAGGCTTGGAACTCTATGCAAAGGGACATCGAGACATTTTATATGAGGTTCGCAGATAACAATGAAATCAGCTACGCAGAAGCAAAAAAGCTCCTAGATGCAGGGGAATTGAAAGAGTTCAAAATGACATTAGAGGAATTCACTGAGAAAGCCAAAAACAACGCTGATCACCGGTGGACAAAGGAGTTAAACAATGTCTATTACAGGACCCGCATCAGCCGTTTGGAAGCCTTGCAGATCCAACTCAGGCATCAGATAGAAATATTGTCAGAGGGGACTAAGAGAGGCACGGGCGGCCTGCTGAGTGATACCTATACGGATACGTATCATAGAACGCTTTATGAAATCCAAAAAGGGACCGGCATTGGTGTTACATTTGCTAAAATTGATTCCGAGGCTGCCGGGAAAATCATATCGAATAAGTGGTTGAGCGCTAATTACAGTGAAAGAATATGGGCAAATAAAGCCAAATTGATCCGGGAACTGGATACTAATCTAGCACAGTCTCTAATCAGGGGAGACAACGTAAATAAGACGGCTCGTACACTATCCGAAAGGATGCAGGTATCCTTTTTGAATGCAGCAAGACTTGTTCAGACAGAAAGCGCACATATAACAAGTCAAGCTACGTTTGATTCGTATAAGGCAAGTGGTGTGGTTGAAAAATACGAATTCTTGGCTACCTTAGACCGAAGGACATCTAAAGTATGCCGTCATATGGATGGAAAGGTGTTTTTGCTTTCTGAAAAGAAAGAAGGAGTAAACTTTCCACCTCTGCATCCACGCTGCCGAAGTACCACGGTAGCGTTTTTTGATGATGATGTAGGTGTTAGAGCAGCAAAGGGCAAGAACGGGAAGACCTACTATGTTCCCGGCGATTTGAACTATGAAGAATGGTATAAACAATTTGTCGAATAA
- a CDS encoding phage portal protein, protein MSLEQIIQVEMGAWKTSEKRKWMMTGERYYKNKTDILKRERTAIGENGCKEIVGNLANNKLVNGFVRKLVDQKVGYLLSKPMSIQTSNEEYLELLTDFFGSPLLRLIKNIGKESINKGIAWVHPYYDMEGNLLFAKIPSEQCIPLWRDAAHTELDAMIRTYEVEVYEGSRRTTVTKVEWWDSYGVKRYVLQGSLVPDVEAGAEDSHFQFVGQGETEKPMNWERVPFVAFKYNDEEQPLVELIKSLVDDYDERKSDHTNNLEDLPDSIYVVKGFGGTESGEIRKNLSTFRIIKIDDTEANSGVDTISLPIDTEAYETHMNRNRKDIYEFGRGVDTQSEKFGGDKSGVALRFLYADLDMDANILETEFQASLEQLLWFINAHIYNTTGKDFTGESVDFIFNRDILINETEAISNAKDSQGVISDETIVANHPWVTNAQDELQRLKSEKEEDMKRFEEQSYPGLQPEGEPE, encoded by the coding sequence ATGTCCTTGGAACAAATCATTCAAGTGGAAATGGGCGCGTGGAAAACGTCCGAAAAAAGAAAGTGGATGATGACCGGGGAGCGCTACTATAAAAATAAAACAGACATATTAAAGCGCGAACGAACCGCCATTGGGGAAAATGGATGTAAAGAAATAGTGGGGAACCTGGCCAATAATAAACTGGTTAATGGTTTTGTTCGCAAACTCGTTGATCAAAAGGTGGGGTATCTCTTATCAAAGCCCATGAGTATACAAACGAGCAATGAGGAGTATTTAGAACTGCTTACGGACTTTTTCGGAAGTCCGTTACTTCGGCTGATCAAAAATATTGGAAAAGAGAGCATCAACAAAGGAATTGCTTGGGTACATCCCTACTATGACATGGAGGGAAACCTATTATTCGCAAAGATCCCGTCAGAACAATGCATCCCCCTTTGGCGAGATGCCGCACATACTGAACTGGATGCCATGATAAGGACGTATGAGGTAGAGGTCTACGAAGGCTCACGGCGAACTACTGTTACAAAGGTAGAATGGTGGGATAGTTACGGCGTAAAAAGGTATGTGTTACAAGGCTCTCTTGTACCCGATGTGGAGGCAGGTGCTGAAGATTCCCATTTTCAATTCGTCGGCCAGGGTGAAACCGAAAAACCGATGAACTGGGAGCGTGTTCCGTTTGTAGCGTTCAAGTATAACGATGAAGAACAGCCACTTGTAGAATTGATCAAATCGTTAGTCGATGATTACGACGAAAGAAAATCTGATCACACCAACAACCTGGAAGACTTGCCCGATAGTATTTATGTTGTAAAAGGATTTGGTGGCACAGAGTCAGGGGAAATCCGAAAGAATTTATCTACATTCCGTATTATCAAAATTGATGATACTGAAGCAAACTCTGGTGTTGATACGATTTCTTTACCAATTGATACAGAAGCCTATGAAACACACATGAACCGAAACCGAAAAGACATCTATGAATTTGGGCGTGGTGTGGATACCCAATCTGAAAAATTTGGAGGAGATAAAAGCGGTGTTGCATTGCGCTTTTTATATGCAGATCTGGACATGGATGCGAACATCCTTGAAACAGAATTTCAAGCATCCCTGGAACAGTTGTTATGGTTTATTAATGCCCATATTTACAACACAACGGGGAAAGACTTTACTGGTGAGTCCGTGGATTTCATTTTTAACCGTGACATTTTAATCAACGAGACGGAAGCTATTAGCAATGCGAAAGATAGCCAGGGTGTGATCTCAGATGAGACAATTGTAGCCAACCATCCATGGGTAACAAATGCCCAAGATGAGTTACAACGCCTCAAGAGTGAAAAAGAAGAAGACATGAAGCGATTTGAGGAACAATCTTATCCTGGCTTGCAGCCGGAGGGTGAACCTGAATGA